The following are from one region of the Paenibacillus sp. JZ16 genome:
- a CDS encoding SDR family NAD(P)-dependent oxidoreductase: MQPNFSIQDKIAIVTGASKGIGYGLAQALAAAGAKVAVMARSKDLLHPLVEEISQAGGQAKAYELDVRNVEQIRAVFGQVAKDFGRLDIVVNNAGLGEGMLAEEITEDYWDEMMDVNLKGVFFCCQAAGRIMLEQGFGKIINVSSQVSVVGITEGAAYCASKGGVNQLTKVLALEWSSRGVNINAVGPTFIHTPGTAERLDSPDFRDGVLARIPAGRIGTIGDVAGAVIYLASPAADLVTGTLLLVDGGWTAQ; encoded by the coding sequence ATGCAGCCTAATTTCAGCATACAGGATAAAATCGCAATCGTGACGGGGGCCAGCAAAGGCATCGGTTATGGACTAGCCCAAGCGCTGGCAGCGGCTGGGGCCAAGGTTGCCGTCATGGCACGAAGCAAGGACCTGCTCCATCCATTGGTCGAGGAAATCTCTCAGGCAGGAGGTCAGGCCAAGGCCTATGAGCTGGACGTCCGGAATGTGGAGCAGATCCGAGCCGTATTTGGTCAGGTAGCCAAGGATTTCGGCCGGCTCGATATCGTGGTCAATAACGCGGGTCTGGGAGAGGGGATGCTGGCGGAAGAGATCACGGAGGATTATTGGGATGAGATGATGGACGTGAATTTGAAGGGCGTATTTTTCTGCTGTCAGGCCGCTGGCCGTATCATGCTGGAGCAGGGGTTCGGAAAAATCATTAACGTCAGCTCCCAGGTGAGTGTCGTTGGGATTACGGAAGGGGCAGCCTATTGCGCCTCCAAAGGCGGCGTGAATCAGCTGACGAAGGTGCTGGCGCTGGAGTGGTCCAGCCGTGGCGTGAACATTAATGCCGTCGGCCCTACGTTCATCCATACGCCGGGAACAGCCGAGCGTTTGGACTCCCCTGATTTCCGCGACGGCGTCCTGGCACGGATTCCCGCAGGGCGGATCGGCACCATAGGCGATGTGGCCGGAGCCGTGATTTATCTCGCCTCCCCGGCAGCTGATCTCGTTACTGGCACTTTGCTGCTTGTGGATGGCGGCTGGACGGCACAGTAG
- a CDS encoding DUF3626 domain-containing protein — MSGRLSEAQQQAILHVESTAASQRRVALKMTEHILRKHAKASVTIGSLLSYIEKFARVTLNFHPDRILPAGHAVIESLMAEGIYHNQFITSVTNGSKTAYPGGDRDQWERLLFGGAYQQPGVRNDERPKYGGLNLMNYVDGASPRFGSCLLVLSPNVLNRCTFTFGDSHVGPEYVGTLRRWDSILAALLHQVESTGSALGSPNVDIPSMLDRLLHLPSSYTGSSGPVGRSLDDYIEAQIHGVIDLSSDVEALVADPSYRNTPIGSLLHALCERYNLTLSWHPGFCLAVRDVPDDFRGPAMPPLAKRIDQRFGGSLGMLDAAIIGKAAAQLHHDSSEWSDWGTFAETFQHLKQLWHVLVKYGHSYP, encoded by the coding sequence ATGAGCGGACGGTTATCTGAAGCGCAGCAGCAAGCGATTCTTCATGTCGAATCAACAGCGGCGAGCCAGCGAAGGGTCGCCTTGAAAATGACGGAGCACATCTTGCGGAAGCATGCAAAAGCTTCCGTAACGATCGGCTCACTGTTATCCTATATCGAAAAATTTGCCCGCGTCACGTTGAATTTCCATCCGGATCGGATACTGCCCGCCGGACACGCTGTCATCGAATCCCTCATGGCAGAAGGCATATATCATAACCAATTCATCACGAGCGTGACTAATGGAAGCAAGACCGCTTATCCGGGCGGTGACCGCGACCAATGGGAACGGCTCCTGTTTGGCGGAGCCTACCAGCAGCCCGGTGTGCGTAACGACGAGCGGCCGAAATACGGAGGACTTAATCTTATGAATTATGTCGATGGCGCGTCTCCCCGCTTTGGCTCCTGTTTGTTGGTGCTGTCCCCTAACGTATTGAACCGCTGTACCTTTACGTTCGGAGACAGTCATGTAGGTCCCGAGTATGTAGGCACACTCCGTCGGTGGGATTCCATTCTCGCTGCACTCTTGCATCAAGTTGAGTCCACTGGCTCGGCCCTGGGTTCCCCGAATGTGGACATTCCATCCATGCTGGATCGGCTTCTTCATCTGCCTTCATCATATACCGGTTCTTCCGGGCCTGTCGGTCGTTCCTTGGATGATTATATTGAAGCGCAGATCCATGGCGTCATTGACTTGTCCAGCGATGTGGAGGCCCTGGTAGCCGATCCTTCCTATAGGAACACCCCAATTGGATCTTTGCTTCATGCTTTATGTGAACGGTATAACCTCACCTTGTCCTGGCATCCCGGCTTCTGCCTTGCTGTACGGGATGTTCCGGATGATTTTCGGGGACCCGCCATGCCGCCGCTCGCCAAGCGGATCGATCAACGGTTTGGAGGCTCGCTGGGCATGCTGGATGCAGCCATTATCGGCAAAGCAGCTGCTCAACTGCACCATGATTCAAGCGAATGGAGCGATTGGGGAACATTTGCTGAAACCTTCCAGCATCTCAAACAGCTGTGGCATGTGCTCGTAAAGTATGGACATTCGTATCCGTAG
- a CDS encoding AraC family transcriptional regulator: MDWVKRMNEAIGYIEDHITEEIDYAEAAQIACCSVYHFQRMFPFITDVSLSEYIRRRRLTLAAYELQNSDIKVIDLALKYGYDSPEAFARAFQNMHGTTPTAARQTGTKLKAYPRISFQFSMRGAAEMNYRIEEMKEFSVVGFKEQVRTQRAYEDVPRLWMEAQEKGIFEKLWNYRVQDHPIRGILGVCADGDYGKNEDFDYIMSVVSTDTPQEPMVQRHFPAATWAVFELEGDPSGIAEMWKRLYTEWIPSQTYDLAPLPAIECYLPPDEHKNELWIPVIRKA; encoded by the coding sequence ATGGATTGGGTAAAGCGGATGAATGAGGCCATAGGCTATATAGAAGATCACATAACCGAGGAGATCGATTACGCTGAAGCTGCTCAGATCGCATGCTGCTCCGTTTATCATTTTCAACGCATGTTTCCGTTCATTACGGATGTGTCGCTGTCCGAATACATACGGAGACGCCGGCTGACACTGGCCGCTTACGAGCTGCAAAACAGCGATATCAAAGTAATCGATCTAGCGCTTAAATATGGTTATGATTCCCCGGAGGCGTTCGCGCGTGCGTTCCAGAACATGCATGGCACAACGCCGACGGCTGCACGCCAAACCGGCACCAAACTGAAGGCCTATCCCCGCATCTCCTTTCAATTCTCAATGCGAGGGGCTGCCGAAATGAATTACAGAATCGAAGAAATGAAAGAGTTTTCCGTTGTCGGTTTCAAGGAGCAGGTACGCACGCAGCGTGCTTATGAAGACGTTCCCCGCCTCTGGATGGAGGCCCAGGAGAAGGGCATTTTCGAGAAACTATGGAACTATCGTGTGCAGGACCATCCGATCCGCGGAATACTCGGTGTTTGTGCAGACGGTGACTATGGGAAGAATGAGGATTTTGACTACATCATGTCCGTCGTATCCACGGATACGCCTCAGGAACCGATGGTACAGCGACATTTCCCTGCCGCCACTTGGGCCGTATTCGAGCTGGAAGGAGATCCAAGCGGCATTGCAGAGATGTGGAAACGTCTTTATACGGAGTGGATACCATCCCAAACTTATGATCTAGCGCCGCTTCCCGCCATCGAATGCTATCTTCCTCCGGATGAGCATAAGAACGAGTTATGGATTCCCGTGATTAGAAAGGCTTAG
- a CDS encoding GyrI-like domain-containing protein: protein MTIDQRNEAAVTTKEAFQAIGLKWEGTFAEAGAGGIRAVHRLMQERLAEIPHALHTDTLLGLSYHAVPGGDGFIHYAVVEVERIDEVPEGMVTISVPALTYATCTHRKEQSIDQSYNNIYAWIKEQGYSEYNPDHLTHFEKYPMSQDPYADDPEFIIMIPVHI, encoded by the coding sequence ATGACAATCGATCAACGAAACGAAGCAGCGGTTACGACTAAGGAAGCTTTTCAGGCGATAGGATTGAAGTGGGAAGGCACATTTGCCGAGGCGGGCGCAGGCGGGATACGTGCAGTGCATCGGTTGATGCAAGAGCGGCTCGCGGAGATCCCCCATGCCTTGCATACCGACACGCTGCTGGGGCTATCTTATCACGCTGTTCCCGGTGGTGACGGATTTATTCACTACGCGGTCGTGGAAGTGGAACGGATCGACGAAGTGCCGGAGGGGATGGTTACGATATCCGTTCCCGCATTAACCTATGCCACTTGTACTCATCGGAAAGAGCAGAGCATCGATCAGTCCTATAACAATATCTATGCCTGGATCAAAGAACAAGGTTACTCGGAATATAACCCGGATCATTTAACGCATTTCGAAAAATATCCGATGAGCCAGGATCCCTATGCGGATGACCCCGAATTTATCATCATGATTCCTGTTCATATATGA
- a CDS encoding GyrI-like domain-containing protein, which produces MPKTERILKVMQRVYERQNFTVGELAEEFSVSYRTMLRYLHELSRLGVPLYANEGKNGGYSILTSRQKRERSAQTNESIQRIIKPQTLIVGLEMKLPFTAYYMSQALKPKLWQELQDRMEEIPYIRKKTSNPLYIAAVLNRQQIYHYVAGIEVTTIRDTPERMVGLTLPTQEYAMYTHEGHSDREDTDQSYAYVIQQLKQRALTPNPSLYSLELRTSVHASKAQIYIPIT; this is translated from the coding sequence ATGCCCAAAACCGAACGCATCCTTAAGGTCATGCAGCGGGTGTATGAACGGCAAAACTTCACTGTTGGCGAGTTAGCCGAAGAATTCTCGGTTTCGTACCGTACGATGCTCCGCTATCTTCATGAGCTGTCTCGTTTAGGTGTCCCTTTATACGCCAATGAGGGGAAAAACGGCGGCTACTCCATTCTGACATCGCGGCAAAAGCGAGAACGATCCGCACAGACGAATGAATCTATTCAGCGGATCATCAAACCGCAAACGCTGATCGTCGGCCTGGAGATGAAGCTTCCTTTTACGGCCTATTATATGTCCCAAGCCCTCAAGCCAAAGCTCTGGCAGGAACTCCAGGACCGTATGGAGGAAATTCCATATATACGCAAGAAAACGTCGAATCCCTTGTATATTGCAGCTGTTTTGAATCGGCAGCAGATCTATCACTATGTAGCCGGAATCGAGGTAACGACGATTCGTGATACGCCGGAGCGGATGGTGGGTTTAACCCTGCCGACACAGGAATATGCCATGTACACCCATGAGGGGCATTCCGACAGGGAGGATACCGACCAGTCCTATGCCTATGTTATCCAGCAATTGAAACAACGTGCCCTTACGCCAAACCCGTCGCTCTACAGCTTGGAGCTGAGAACTTCGGTACATGCCTCTAAGGCCCAAATCTACATACCTATAACCTGA
- the fabV gene encoding enoyl-ACP reductase FabV, whose protein sequence is MIIKPRTRGFICTTSHPVGCEAQVQEQIDYVLQQPGIEGPRNVLVIGASTGYGLSARIAAAFGSRANTVGVYRPSQATEKRTASAGWYNSVAFEKAAEAAGLKSFSVTGDAFTQETKAKTVELIRKELGQVDLVVYSVASARRTLPETGETVSSVLKPIGPAYTNKTVNFHTGEVTEVTIEPATEEEVKNTVEVMGGDDWELWMNELAEGGALTPDVTTIAFSYIGSEITKAIYRDGSIGQAKDHLEATALKLNEKLAAGGGRAYVTVSKALVTQSSSAIPVVPLYVSALYKVMKEKGLHEGCIEQIYRLFSDRLYKGQETPVDEKGRIRIDDWELREDVQAEVAELWSKVTSENIEELTDLAGYRREFFQLFGFETDGVDYDADVNPVVDNPKAI, encoded by the coding sequence ATGATCATTAAACCTAGAACACGGGGATTTATTTGCACAACATCCCATCCTGTAGGCTGCGAAGCCCAGGTGCAGGAGCAGATTGATTATGTGTTACAACAGCCTGGCATCGAGGGCCCGCGCAATGTGCTGGTTATCGGCGCTTCCACCGGGTACGGCTTGTCGGCCAGAATTGCTGCCGCATTCGGCTCCCGGGCAAATACTGTAGGCGTGTATCGTCCCAGCCAGGCAACCGAGAAGCGGACCGCTTCGGCAGGCTGGTATAACTCGGTCGCATTTGAGAAGGCAGCGGAGGCTGCAGGCTTAAAATCGTTCAGCGTGACAGGAGATGCTTTCACGCAAGAGACCAAAGCCAAGACGGTTGAGCTTATCCGCAAAGAGCTGGGACAGGTTGATCTCGTAGTGTACAGTGTTGCTTCGGCGCGCCGTACGCTGCCTGAGACGGGTGAGACGGTCAGCTCCGTATTGAAGCCGATCGGACCGGCCTATACCAACAAGACGGTAAACTTCCATACGGGTGAAGTGACGGAGGTAACGATTGAGCCGGCCACGGAAGAGGAAGTGAAGAACACCGTAGAGGTGATGGGCGGCGACGATTGGGAATTATGGATGAATGAGCTGGCGGAAGGCGGCGCATTGACTCCTGATGTGACCACGATTGCGTTCTCCTACATCGGCTCCGAGATTACCAAAGCCATCTACCGGGATGGATCCATTGGACAAGCCAAGGATCACCTGGAGGCAACCGCGCTGAAATTGAACGAGAAGCTTGCTGCTGGAGGCGGGCGAGCTTATGTAACGGTCAGCAAAGCGTTAGTGACCCAATCCAGCTCAGCGATCCCGGTCGTTCCGCTGTACGTATCGGCGCTGTACAAAGTGATGAAGGAGAAGGGGCTTCACGAAGGCTGCATCGAGCAGATCTATCGTCTATTCTCCGACCGCCTCTATAAAGGGCAAGAAACGCCGGTGGATGAGAAGGGACGCATCCGTATCGACGATTGGGAGCTTCGCGAGGATGTACAGGCCGAGGTAGCCGAACTGTGGAGCAAGGTGACAAGCGAAAATATTGAAGAATTGACGGACCTTGCCGGTTACCGCCGCGAGTTCTTCCAGCTGTTCGGCTTTGAAACCGATGGCGTGGATTACGATGCGGATGTTAATCCAGTGGTCGACAATCCGAAAGCCATTTAA
- a CDS encoding SDR family NAD(P)-dependent oxidoreductase encodes MSEQRVAVITGGASGIGRQVSLKFARKGDRVVVADYNEAAGQETVEWIKKEGGEATFVQVDVSKQESVEALVDKAVELYGRIDVMHNNAGIGGAGPVLEQNMDLYHRTINVNQHGVAYGIIAAGRKMKELGIKGVIINTASVFGFLASPGTFAYHATKGAVIMMSKSAALELAPYGIRVVAVAPGAVDTPIIQGYKDSGMLDSMRAKVMGGELTQPEVVADTVYLVSLDEAAAITGSVVMADQGYASFK; translated from the coding sequence ATGTCAGAACAACGTGTAGCGGTAATTACCGGCGGAGCGAGCGGAATCGGTCGTCAGGTCTCCCTTAAATTTGCAAGAAAGGGCGATCGTGTCGTCGTTGCCGATTATAATGAGGCAGCCGGTCAAGAGACGGTCGAATGGATCAAAAAAGAAGGCGGCGAAGCCACTTTCGTTCAAGTCGATGTTTCCAAACAAGAAAGCGTCGAGGCGCTTGTGGATAAAGCGGTTGAGCTTTACGGCCGCATCGATGTCATGCACAACAATGCGGGTATTGGCGGGGCTGGACCGGTTCTCGAGCAAAATATGGATCTCTACCATCGCACCATTAACGTGAATCAGCACGGGGTGGCTTACGGTATTATAGCAGCAGGCAGAAAGATGAAAGAGCTTGGCATTAAAGGCGTGATCATCAATACAGCATCCGTATTCGGATTCCTGGCTTCACCGGGAACGTTTGCTTATCACGCTACAAAAGGCGCTGTCATCATGATGAGCAAATCCGCTGCGCTTGAACTGGCACCATATGGCATTCGCGTCGTTGCCGTTGCTCCTGGAGCAGTGGATACACCGATTATCCAAGGTTATAAGGATTCCGGGATGCTGGATTCCATGAGAGCCAAAGTCATGGGCGGTGAATTAACACAGCCTGAGGTTGTTGCGGATACCGTGTATCTCGTGTCATTGGATGAAGCCGCTGCGATTACAGGCAGCGTGGTCATGGCTGACCAAGGTTACGCGTCATTTAAATAA
- a CDS encoding LysR family transcriptional regulator yields the protein MNLEQLEYIVETAKTGSLTKAAQNCNVTLSAVSQAVSSLEAEFGFSLFTRSRLGAVPTAEGQRILQKAYAILEQFQELKSEAEGYSNLLSGSLRIATVPVPLTLSIDAIIQFKKDFPQIKLEITEKATLDIIEDIKQNHADIGLIFVDDSTIHQHRGLHFGKLLESKFVVGVSRQSPLAMRQSITPEELRKYPLVLYKDDSLFKLMDVFEEQYGEMDLLFSTNQTRVIQKVVEENVAVTVGVDLSFSSFTPVPSGNIVTLELEMPPGHTASSFGWVQPGTHHLSKPASIFLDKLKHQIG from the coding sequence ATGAATCTTGAACAACTGGAATATATCGTGGAGACGGCCAAGACAGGATCGTTAACCAAAGCAGCCCAGAATTGCAACGTTACCCTTTCCGCCGTCAGCCAAGCAGTGTCCAGCCTGGAAGCCGAGTTCGGTTTTTCCTTGTTCACCCGGTCGCGGCTTGGTGCCGTACCCACAGCCGAGGGCCAGCGAATCCTCCAGAAAGCCTATGCTATTTTGGAACAATTTCAGGAGCTGAAATCAGAAGCCGAAGGATATTCCAACCTGCTGAGCGGATCTTTGCGGATTGCTACCGTTCCGGTCCCCTTAACGCTGTCCATCGATGCCATTATCCAGTTTAAGAAGGACTTCCCCCAGATCAAACTCGAAATTACGGAAAAAGCGACACTTGATATTATTGAGGATATCAAACAAAATCATGCGGATATCGGTTTGATTTTCGTCGATGATTCCACCATTCATCAACACCGCGGCCTTCACTTCGGCAAGCTGCTGGAGAGCAAATTCGTGGTGGGGGTCAGCCGTCAATCTCCACTTGCCATGCGGCAATCGATCACGCCCGAAGAATTGCGTAAATACCCCTTGGTTCTCTACAAGGATGACAGTCTGTTCAAGCTGATGGATGTATTCGAGGAGCAGTACGGGGAAATGGATCTGCTCTTCTCAACCAACCAGACAAGAGTCATACAGAAGGTCGTCGAAGAAAATGTAGCGGTCACGGTGGGGGTCGATTTGTCCTTCTCGAGCTTCACTCCCGTACCTTCGGGAAACATCGTAACGCTGGAGCTGGAGATGCCCCCCGGCCACACTGCTTCTTCATTCGGATGGGTACAGCCCGGAACCCACCATCTGTCGAAGCCGGCCTCGATCTTTCTGGACAAGCTGAAGCATCAGATTGGGTGA
- a CDS encoding exodeoxyribonuclease III: MKLVSWNVNGLRACVTKGFMDYFQQVDADIFCVQETKLQAGQIELDLGTEYQQYWNYAEKKGYSGTAVFTKIAPLSVRYGLEEDSEPEGRVITLEFEDFYLVNVYTPNAKRDLSRLDYRLEWEERFRAYLLQLDERKPVIVCGDLNVAHQEIDLKNAKSNHGNSGFTLEERGKMTDLLAAGFIDSFRHFYPDRTDVYSWWSYMAKVRERNIGWRIDYFLASARLTEKLKDAEIDCHVMGSDHCPVSLTLSESLR, from the coding sequence ATGAAGCTAGTGTCATGGAACGTCAATGGATTGCGGGCCTGCGTAACGAAGGGATTTATGGATTATTTTCAGCAGGTGGATGCCGATATATTTTGCGTGCAGGAAACGAAACTGCAAGCGGGGCAGATCGAGCTCGATTTAGGGACGGAATATCAACAATATTGGAACTATGCGGAGAAGAAGGGGTACTCAGGAACGGCGGTATTTACGAAAATCGCCCCATTGTCCGTTCGCTATGGTCTGGAGGAAGACAGCGAGCCCGAGGGCAGAGTGATCACGCTGGAGTTTGAGGACTTCTATCTCGTAAACGTGTATACGCCGAATGCGAAGCGCGACCTGAGCAGACTGGATTATCGGCTGGAGTGGGAGGAACGGTTCCGTGCTTACTTGCTTCAGCTTGACGAACGTAAACCCGTGATTGTATGCGGCGACTTGAATGTGGCACATCAGGAAATCGATTTGAAAAATGCCAAGTCCAATCATGGCAATTCCGGCTTCACGCTGGAAGAGCGAGGCAAAATGACCGATCTGCTGGCAGCGGGCTTCATCGATTCCTTCCGCCACTTCTACCCGGACCGTACGGACGTATACAGCTGGTGGTCGTATATGGCCAAGGTAAGGGAGCGGAATATCGGCTGGCGCATCGATTATTTTCTGGCGTCTGCCCGTTTAACCGAGAAGCTGAAGGATGCCGAGATCGACTGCCATGTGATGGGAAGCGATCATTGCCCGGTGAGTTTGACGCTCAGCGAGTCATTACGTTGA
- a CDS encoding VOC family protein, translating into MKKSLLYGVGIFVPVSDLKRSTAWYTDMLGFEVIHTDEPNAVVMRMNDEKVSFCLVRSYEVKQPVFPRNDYGVGQYFNLHTTNVSEIHQRLVSKGADVTEIEDFGGFKGFSLTDPDGNRCGVTE; encoded by the coding sequence TTGAAAAAATCCCTTTTGTACGGCGTTGGCATCTTTGTACCGGTCAGTGATCTGAAGCGTTCGACGGCCTGGTATACGGACATGCTCGGGTTTGAAGTGATCCATACGGATGAACCGAATGCGGTGGTCATGCGAATGAACGATGAGAAGGTATCCTTCTGCCTCGTGCGGTCCTATGAAGTGAAGCAGCCGGTTTTTCCCAGAAATGATTATGGCGTGGGGCAATATTTCAACCTGCATACCACGAATGTAAGTGAAATTCATCAACGATTGGTTTCCAAGGGAGCCGACGTGACGGAAATTGAGGATTTTGGCGGGTTCAAAGGCTTTTCCCTGACGGATCCAGACGGCAACCGCTGCGGAGTGACCGAGTAA
- a CDS encoding RNA polymerase sigma factor, whose protein sequence is MYGYVYGTGTAQTFSRKTWALTELISEVGMMMPKYMPDLSNVQVKLNRYCMRISGDPWEAEDLLQDVMIKVMRAVETDPGKHLSNAYLYRIASNAWKDRLKKDKPGMRASQDELADRAAEDDGLSTRELLEALADRLSPRAMVILLLMDVFDFTARETADFLFMSEGTVQVSLGRARTRLKKLHRLQQTGMESKPQEKARAGTAAGLDMDGLVEAFRKRDPKAICTSYLQLTKLRIRISKLSRVGGALAFHMEDPDGNVWKLTE, encoded by the coding sequence TTGTATGGGTACGTATATGGAACAGGGACGGCGCAAACATTCAGCAGGAAAACGTGGGCACTCACAGAACTAATTAGCGAGGTGGGAATGATGATGCCGAAGTATATGCCGGACTTATCCAATGTGCAGGTGAAGCTGAACCGATACTGTATGCGAATCTCAGGGGATCCATGGGAAGCGGAGGATCTGCTGCAGGACGTCATGATAAAGGTGATGCGAGCCGTTGAAACCGATCCTGGAAAACACCTGTCCAATGCCTATTTATATCGCATCGCAAGCAACGCGTGGAAGGACCGACTGAAGAAGGATAAGCCCGGAATGAGGGCTTCCCAGGATGAGTTAGCAGATAGGGCGGCCGAGGATGACGGCTTATCCACCAGGGAGCTCTTGGAGGCCTTAGCGGACCGGTTGTCCCCACGGGCGATGGTTATTTTGCTGCTGATGGACGTTTTTGACTTCACGGCCAGGGAGACGGCTGATTTTCTCTTCATGTCGGAAGGGACGGTTCAGGTGTCGCTCGGACGTGCGCGAACCAGGCTGAAGAAGCTGCATCGCTTGCAGCAAACAGGCATGGAATCTAAGCCGCAAGAGAAAGCCCGGGCAGGCACAGCGGCAGGACTGGATATGGATGGGCTTGTGGAGGCTTTTCGGAAAAGGGATCCCAAAGCCATTTGTACCTCGTATCTCCAATTGACGAAGCTGCGAATAAGAATAAGCAAATTGAGCCGGGTTGGCGGAGCCCTTGCATTTCATATGGAAGATCCGGATGGAAATGTATGGAAACTTACGGAATAA
- a CDS encoding iron-hydroxamate ABC transporter substrate-binding protein: MSRFKKKIWIIAGLLAAFTLLAACGNSKDAAGNEPTEAQTPSEQNGGSEAKPEEGSAEAKTERTLTDAMGHEVKIPAEPKRVIASYLEDNLVALGITPIAQWSVKGGSVQDYLQDSLKDVPTIEHDLPFEAVASFQPDLLIMDSASMVEGNKYSQYEKIAPTYVIGNEVNNDWREELKKVGEIFGMEEEAQAALDQYEQKAKEAKEKIQQSIGGESAAAIWLVGGKLFVVSETLSSGAVMYGDLGLTVPDVVKEISASATGNWSSISLEKLAELDADHLFFINSDGEGADVLQDPLWANIPAVKNGNIYEYGKETSWLYTGTIANGQIIDNVLESLVK, translated from the coding sequence ATGAGTCGATTTAAGAAAAAAATATGGATAATCGCAGGACTATTGGCAGCTTTCACGCTGCTTGCTGCTTGTGGAAATAGCAAGGACGCAGCCGGGAACGAGCCAACGGAGGCGCAAACGCCAAGCGAGCAGAACGGCGGCAGCGAAGCGAAGCCGGAGGAAGGAAGCGCGGAAGCCAAGACAGAACGAACACTGACAGACGCCATGGGTCATGAGGTGAAAATTCCAGCCGAGCCGAAACGGGTGATTGCTTCTTACTTGGAGGATAACCTGGTGGCGTTAGGAATTACCCCAATCGCGCAGTGGTCGGTCAAAGGCGGAAGCGTCCAGGATTATCTGCAGGATTCATTGAAGGATGTGCCTACGATTGAGCATGATCTTCCCTTTGAAGCGGTAGCGAGCTTCCAGCCGGATTTATTGATTATGGACTCGGCTTCCATGGTAGAAGGCAATAAGTACAGCCAATACGAGAAGATTGCTCCAACCTACGTCATCGGCAATGAGGTCAATAACGATTGGCGCGAAGAGCTGAAGAAAGTAGGGGAAATCTTTGGCATGGAGGAGGAAGCGCAAGCGGCACTCGATCAATACGAGCAGAAGGCAAAGGAGGCCAAGGAGAAAATCCAGCAATCGATCGGCGGTGAATCTGCTGCAGCGATATGGCTTGTCGGCGGTAAATTGTTCGTCGTAAGCGAGACATTGTCCAGCGGAGCCGTTATGTACGGCGACTTGGGACTTACGGTACCGGACGTGGTGAAGGAAATTTCGGCATCGGCTACGGGCAACTGGTCCTCCATTTCCCTGGAGAAATTGGCCGAGCTCGACGCGGATCATCTGTTCTTTATTAACAGCGACGGCGAAGGGGCGGATGTGCTTCAGGATCCGCTCTGGGCGAATATTCCGGCCGTTAAGAACGGCAACATCTATGAATATGGAAAAGAAACAAGCTGGCTGTATACCGGTACGATTGCCAACGGCCAGATCATCGATAACGTGCTGGAGAGTTTGGTGAAATAA